A stretch of Oryza brachyantha chromosome 4, ObraRS2, whole genome shotgun sequence DNA encodes these proteins:
- the LOC102705528 gene encoding putative wall-associated receptor kinase-like 16, protein MRMPMSSHCYNATTGAMDCADNGWMDLTGSPFTFSDTANRFTAFGCRVLAYLGAGQQSDIGSNLTIGCAASCGDDPVAVAVGGGGCSGIGCCQTAIPKGIKYYKTWFDDRFNTSGMNNWSRCSYAALVEESRFDFSAVYGSSSRFNLDTLSTQPPFVLDWVMGNVSCQAAQGDVDSYACVSNNSVCLDSDSGPGYICNCKDGFQGNPYLKGHDGCQDINECEDSRKYPCYGKCINKLGGFDCFCRAGSRGNASVGPCRKDFPLAVGITIGLGVGFGILTLSLSVVFLIRKQRRDIQKQERKKYFRKNQGLLLQQLISSDERARDNTKIFSLEELKVATNNFDPTRVLGSGGHGMVYKGILSDQRVVAIKKPNIIREEEISQFINEVVILSQVNHRNIVKLFGCCLETEVPLLVYDFVPNGSLHEIIHVDTTNREFSLSWDDCLRIAIEAAGALYYLHSAASVSVLHRDVKSSNILLDANYTAKVSDFGASRLIPNDQTHVFTNIQGTFGYLDPEYYHTGHLNEKSDVYSFGVVLLELLLRKLPIFDDGSGMKRNLSIFFLSEIKERSAIQIVAPEVLEEAIEDEINTVASIAQACLRLRGEERPTMKQVEISLQSIRNKDLSSGSASPEKNGERQVSLPETYVDQHQSLGVDMNGIANLPSSYCYSLEKEFMSSASFAR, encoded by the exons ATGAGGATGCCCATGTCCTCCCATTGCTACAACGCGACCACGGGCGCCATGGACTGCGCCGACAACGGGTGGATGGACCTGACGGGGAGCCCCTTCACGTTCTCCGACACCGCGAACAGGTTCACCGCCTTCGGGTGCCGCGTGCTGGCGTACCTCGGCGCCGGCCAGCAGAGCGACATCGGCAGCAACCTGACGATCGGCTGCGCGGCCAGCTGCGGCGACGAccctgtcgccgtcgccgtcggcggcggcggctgctcggGGATCGGCTGCTGCCAGACGGCCATCCCCAAGGGGATCAAGTACTACAAGACATGGTTCGACGACCGCTTCAACACGTCGGGCATGAACAACTGGAGCCGCTGCTCCTACGCAGCTCTCGTGGAGGAGTCGAGGTTCGATTTCTCCGCGGTTTACGGCTCGTCGTCGCGGTTTAACCTGGACACGCTCTCCACCCAGCCGCCGTTCGTGCTGGACTGGGTTATGGGAAACGTGTCCTGCCAGGCAGCGCAGGGAGATGTGGATTCCTACGCGTGCGTAAGCAATAACAGCGTGTGTTTGGACTCCGACAGCGGACCAGGGTACATCTGCAACTGCAAGGATGGATTCCAGGGGAATCCTTACTTGAAAGGTCATGACGGCTGCCAAg ATATTAATGAATGCGAAGATTCTAGGAAGTACCCTTGCTATGGTAAATGCATCAACAAACTTGGCGGATTTGATTGTTTCTGCCGTGCGGGCAGTCGAGGAAATGCTTCTGTCGGACCGTGCCGGAAAGATTTTCCACTGGCTGTTG GTATTACAATTGGACTGGGTGTTGGCTTTGGAATTCTCACACTTAGCTTGTCTGTAGTATTCCTTATCCGTAAACAGAGAAGAGACATTCAAAAGCAGGAacgtaaaaaatattttcggaAAAACCAAGGTCTTCTACTACAACAGCTAATATCTTCCGATGAAAGAGCAAGAGacaacacaaaaatattttccctgGAAGAGCTGAAAGTGGCAACAAACAACTTCGATCCAACACGTGTCCTCGGTAGTGGAGGTCATGGTATGGTTTACAAAGGCATCTTATCAGATCAGCGTGTGGTggcgataaaaaaacctaacaTCATTAGAGAAGAAGAGATTAGTCAGTTCATCAATGAGGTTGTAATACTCTCGCAGGTAAATCATCGCAATATTGTAAAACTCTTTGGATGTTGTCTTGAGACTGAAGTGCCTCTACTAGTGTATGACTTTGTCCCAAATGGTTCGCTACACGAAATTATTCATGTGGATACAACTAATAGGGAATTCTCATTGTCctgggatgattgtttgagGATCGCAATAGAAGCTGCAGGAGCTTTGTATTATCTCCACTCTGCAGCATCAGTATCGGTTTTACACCGCGACGTAAAATCTTCTAATATACTATTGGATGCAAACTACACTGCTAAAGTTTCAGATTTCGGTGCTTCAAGATTGATCCCCAATGACCAAACTCATGTTTTCACAAATATACAAGGCACATTTGGGTATTTGGATCCTGAGTACTACCATACTGGCCATCTTAATGAGAAGAGTGATGTATATAGTTTTGGTGTAGTTCTTTTAGAGCTCCTTCTAAGAAAGCTGCCTATTTTTGACGATGGATCTGGTATGAAGAGAAACTTATCTATATTCTTTCTTTCCGAGATAAAAGAAAGGTCCGCCATACAAATAGTTGCCCCTGAAGTTCTTGAGGAAGCAATCGAGGATGAGATTAATACCGTTGCCTCAATTGCACAGGCATGCTTGAGGCTCCGAGGCGAAGAAAGACCAACTATGAAGCAAGTGGAGATATCATTACAATCTATAAGAAATAAAGATTTGAGTTCCGGCAGTGCTAGCccagaaaaaaatggagagagGCAGGTATCTCTACCTGAAACATATGTGGACCAGCATCAATCCTTGGGAGTTGATATGAATGGTATTGCTAATTTACCATCGTCCTATTGCTATAGCTTGGAGAAAGAATTTATGTCATCCGCTAGTTTTGCACGGTAA